The Shewanella pealeana ATCC 700345 genome contains the following window.
GCCGACGCCTTAAGAGATAATGTCGAAAAACTCGATCAGCGGGTGATCCAACTACTCTCGGTGGTGTTTAGTGCTGGGTTAGAGCCTATCGTTATCGGCGGCGGCCATAACAATGCTTATGGTTTGCTCATGGCGGCAAAAGCCAGCCTTAAGCGCCCAATTGCCGCAGTTAACCTGGACCCACACTCAGATTTTAGACCTAAAGAGGGTCGACACAGCGGTAATGGCTTTAGCTACGCCGCCGCCTCTGGTGCATTGGCCTTTTATCACGTACTTGGCTTGCATGAGCTTAAAAATAGCGAAACCACACTAGAGCAACTTAAAGCTTTTGGCGGCCACTGGCATACTTACCAGCAAATTTGGGTCCGACGAGAGCAGAGTTTAGAAACTGCGTTAAGGAGCATCGCGAAAGATCTGAATAACACTCAACTTCCCGTTGCAATAGAGCTAGACCTCGATGCCATAACCAACATGCCGAGCAGCGCGTCCACTGCTGCTGGCATCCCCTTGCTGGATGCCTTATTTTACGTCAATTATATCGCTAAGCATTGCCCTGCCGCCTACTTGCACTTAGCAGAGGCCGCGCCAAGCTGCCACGTTGCCGGAACCCTTGCTGGTCACCGTGAAACAGGCCAAAGTATCAGTGAGTTGATCTACTCCTATATCAGTGGTCGTATTAATGCACTATAGCCATTAATAATTATTCAACAATGACAAATAGTGTGTTGTAATGCGCTGTCAATTTTGCGATAGCCCGCGTAATCACTCATTTTCTTATTATCATTAAGTGGATAGTTAACATTCGTCACAGACTGATAGATGAAAGATTCAGCAATCCGCTTCGATGGCTTACAATCGCACCAATTTAATTGCTAATGTATAGGAACAGATAGATGTCAGACGACTCTTCAAACAGCACTCACTTCGGTTATAAAACTGTCGAAGCTGAAAAGAAAGCCGACATGGTTGCTGGCGTATTTCATTCTGTCGCAGCAAAATACGACATTATGAATGACGTTATGTCTTTCGGTATCCACCGCATGTGGAAACGCTTCACTATCGAAAGTGCAGGTGCACGTCCAGGCATGAAAGTATTA
Protein-coding sequences here:
- a CDS encoding formimidoylglutamase, whose amino-acid sequence is MQYLNLFNVAKLSLLLNTREGETKLGQVVQLTNASQDLATNLAQAKSNGVRFAIIGIGEDIGPRANLGRGGATDAFDSAMGQFLNLQSNRFLTGEQSLVLGQVDTQDLQLPANASADALRDNVEKLDQRVIQLLSVVFSAGLEPIVIGGGHNNAYGLLMAAKASLKRPIAAVNLDPHSDFRPKEGRHSGNGFSYAAASGALAFYHVLGLHELKNSETTLEQLKAFGGHWHTYQQIWVRREQSLETALRSIAKDLNNTQLPVAIELDLDAITNMPSSASTAAGIPLLDALFYVNYIAKHCPAAYLHLAEAAPSCHVAGTLAGHRETGQSISELIYSYISGRINAL